The proteins below come from a single Seriola aureovittata isolate HTS-2021-v1 ecotype China chromosome 23, ASM2101889v1, whole genome shotgun sequence genomic window:
- the LOC130164227 gene encoding tyrosine-protein phosphatase non-receptor type substrate 1-like, protein MMPLCIILVLLSEICQVTAAVNITSGIIQDSGVIKAGVGENVTLKCACQDNAVTFLSWYQQSLGGKPQIISTRMKHKKEADMYPGYKERFQVSTQNKEGNNHLTITNLRPADSAIYYCGILEFNAIEFGQGAFLHVKTPTSNIQAVVHQPDFELLRPGDPLSLSCTVYAEPLCEGEQSLYWFRNGASQPTVMDPSGGQCTSLSSHVKNCTADLTLKSASSSDAGMYYCALASCGEITFGNGTRVEIVDVSTKVSPLMVYFLSVALAVSIIILLVLAFSAYMLNKKLCSLCKGTVSHLTCSAASDTRSQDADMLHYAALSVKRNSERHGQDDNMDTDCVYSRVKSRKESCKT, encoded by the exons ATGATGCCACTTTGCATTATTCTTGTGCTTCTCAGTGAAATCT GTCAGGTGACAGCTGCTGTAAATATAACCTCAGGTATAATTCAGGACAGTGGGGTCATAAAAGCAGGAGTTGGGGAGAATGTGACTTTGAAATGTGCTTGTCAAGACAATGCTGTAACTTTCCTGTCTTGGTATCAGCAAAGCTTGGGAGGTAAACCTCAGATCATATCAACTCGGATGAAGCACAAAAAAGAAGCGGACATGTACCCCGGGTATAAAGAAAGGTTTCAAGTCTCTACACAAAATAAAGAAGGCAACAACCATCTCACAATCACAAACCTTCGCCCGGCAGATTCAGCCATATATTACTGTGGGATTTTAGAATTCAACGCAATCGAATTCGGACAGGGAGCTTTCCTTCACGTCAAAACGCCAACGTCCAACATCCAAGCTGTTGTCCATCAGCCCGATTTTGAGCTACTTCGGCCGGGAGACCCTTTGAGTTTGAGCTGTACAGTATACGCCGAACCGCTGTGCGAAGGGGAGCAGAGCCTCTACTGGTTCAGAAATGGTGCATCTCAGCCCACAGTCATGGACCCCAGTGGAGGACAGTGCACAAGCCTCTCATCTCATGTGAAAAATTGCACTGCCGACCTCACATTAAAGTCTGCGAGCTCCTCCGATGCCGGGatgtactactgtgctctggCCTCCTGCGGCGAGATCACCTTTGGGAATGGAACGAGAGTAGAGATCGTAG ATGTTTCTACCAAAGTCTCCCCTCTCATGGTGTATTTCTTGAGTGTGGCTTTGGCAGTTTCCATCATCATTCTGCTCGTCCTGGCTTTCAGCGCGTACATGTTGAACAAAAAGCTGTGCTCTCTCTGCAAAG GAACTGTTTCTCATCTGACATGCTCTGCAGCCTCTGACACCAGG AGCCAAGATGCGGACATGCTCCATTATGCTGCTCTGAGTGTGAAGAGAAACAGCGAACGACATGGTCAAGACGACAACATGGACACTGACTGTGTTTACTCCAGAGTAAAGAGTAGAAAAGAGTCATGTAAAACTTAA
- the LOC130164230 gene encoding uncharacterized protein LOC130164230, whose product MFKFYVLLIHLFGAYGALLYANLGDNVTLPCFYSSSAKNLCWYKQVAGEQPQIISSFYKHSVTYNIFYNQFKDDKRFSVHTGAGFYHLNISNVQDSDSAMYYCGQTSVTVTELGNGTFLAVKESSCRSFLQQPLSESVQAGGSVSLNCTVHTGTSDREHSVYWFRKDTGKSHLGILYVHTHSSSRCVKAAGSESPAQSRCVYNLWKRSVSLSDAGTYYCAVASCGEILFGGGTRLEVEGEQNIISTCSPSFHVMYLQLISQIHPFSKTRNMSASWDMVSYIKSKLLLF is encoded by the exons ATGTTCAAGTTTTACGTGCTCTTGATTCACCTCTTTGGAGCCT ATGGTGCTCTGCTCTACGCTAACCTTGGAGACAATGTGACTTTACCTTGTTTCTATTCTTCCAGTGCCAAAAACCTGTGTTGGTACAAGCAGGTTGCAGGGGAACAACCTCAAATAATTTCCTCTTTCTACAAACATTCAGTCACCTACAACATCTTTTACAACCAGTTTAAAGACGACAAACGATTTTCAGTTCACACTGGAGCAGGATTCTATCATCTGAACATTTCTAATGTCCAGGACTCAGATTCAGCCATGTACTACTGTGGACAAACCAGTGTTACAGTTACTGAACTTGGCAATGGAACATTTTTGGCTGTCAAAG AGTCCAGCTGCAGGTCTTTCCTCCAGCAGCCGCTGTCTGAGTCTGTGCAGGCAGGAGGCTCCGTGAGTCTGAACTGCACGGTGCACACTGGGACCAGTGACAGAGAACACAGCGTTTACTGGTTCAGAAAGGATACAGGAAAGTCCCACCTGGGGATCTTGtacgtccacacacacagcagcagtcgGTGTGTGAAGGCCGCAGGGTCTGAGTCTCCCGcacagagcaggtgtgtgtacaATTTATGGAAAAGGAGTGTGAGCCTGTCTGATGCTGGGACGTACTACTGCGCTGTGGCTTCGTGTGGAGAGATACTGTTCGGGGGAGGAACTAGACTGGAGGTTGAAGGTGAGCAAAACATTATCTCCACTTGTTCCCCTTCATTTCATGTGATGTATTTACAACTAATATCACAAATCCATCCATTTTCAAAGACAAGAAACATGTCTGCATCCTGGGACATGGTGTCTTATATAAAATCCAAGCTACTTCTTTTTTAA
- the LOC130164862 gene encoding uncharacterized protein LOC130164862, with amino-acid sequence MFKFYVLLIHLFGAYGALLYANLGDNVTLLCFSSERNLCWYKQVAGEQPQIISSFYKHSFSNIFYNQFKDDKRFSVHTGAGFYHLDISNVQDSDSAMYYCGQTSVTVTEFSNGTFLAVKESSCRSFLQQPLSESVQAGGSVSLNCTVHTGTSDREHSVYWFRKDTGKSHLGILYVHTHSSSRCVKAAGSESPAQSRCVYNLWKRSVSLSDAGTYYCAVASCGEILFGGGTRQEVEDKKHVCILGHGTIKKCRLFMDGFVILVVNTSHEMKGNKWR; translated from the exons ATGTTCAAGTTTTACGTGCTCTTGATTCACCTCTTTGGAGCCT ATGGTGCTCTGCTCTACGCTAACCTTGGAGACAATGTGACTTTACTTTGTTTCTCCAGTGAGAGAAACCTGTGTTGGTACAAGCAGGTTGCAGGGGAACAACCTCAAATAATTTCCTCTTTCTACAAACATTCATTCTCCAACATCTTTTACAACCAGTTTAAAGATGACAAACGATTTTCAGTTCACACTGGAGCAGGATTCTATCATCTGGACATTTCTAATGTCCAGGACTCAGATTCAGCCATGTACTACTGTGGACAAACCAGTGTAACAGTCACTGAATTTAGCAATGGAACATTTTTGGCTGTCAAAG AGTCCAGCTGCAGGTCTTTCCTCCAGCAGCCGCTGTCTGAGTCTGTGCAGGCAGGAGGCTCCGTGAGTCTGAACTGCACGGTGCACACTGGGACCAGTGACAGAGAACACAGCGTTTACTGGTTCAGAAAGGATACAGGAAAGTCCCACCTGGGGATCTTGtacgtccacacacacagcagcagtcgGTGTGTGAAGGCCGCAGGGTCTGAGTCTCCTGcacagagcaggtgtgtgtacaATTTATGGAAAAGGAGTGTGAGCCTGTCTGATGCTGGGACGTACTACTGCGCTGTGGCTTCGTGTGGAGAGATACTGTTCGGGGGAGGAACGAGACAGGAGGTTGAAG ACAAGAAACATGTCTGCATCCTGGGACATGGGACAATTAAAAAGTGCAGACTTTTTATGGATGGATTTGTGATATTAGTTGTAAATACATCACATGAAATGAAGGGGAACAAGTGGAGATAA